The Drosophila teissieri strain GT53w chromosome X, Prin_Dtei_1.1, whole genome shotgun sequence genome has a segment encoding these proteins:
- the LOC122623564 gene encoding SREBP regulating gene protein, with protein MWPAALTRLLRRRIVYIVLVVLLLIYGFGHLFDRDSFSGLHYDEYMVQRTRPLLWTQQLLAPEEQLNRTRGDPEARCRNSVQGRQWLADERGFVCRREEVLTNGCCNLELPGIGYYSCRTCNTSTHCCGVYEYCVSCCLHPGQQPLLERVLLAPNTPKYIFASVTDHFELCLVKCRTNSHSVEHENKYRDPAAKHCYGLTEAHESQRDVAPQGASRS; from the exons ATGTGGCCAGCCGCCCTGACACGCCTGCTGCGACGCCGGATTGTGTACATAGTGCTGGTGGTACTGCTGCTCATCTACGGATTCGGACACCTTTTCGATCGG GACTCGTTTTCGGGCCTGCACTATGACGAGTACATGGTGCAGCGCACCCGTCCGCTCTTGTGGACGCAGCAGCTCCTGGcgccggaggagcagctcaATCGCACGCGCGGCGATCCGGAAGCACGCTGCCGCAACTCTGTCCAGGGCCGCCAATGGCTGGCCGACGAACGAGGATTCGTGTGCCGACGCGAGGAGGTGCTAACCAACGGCTGCTGCAATCTGGAGCTGCCCGGCATTGGATACTACAGCTGCCGCACGTGCAACACCAGCACCCACTGTTGTGGTGTGTACGAGTATTGCGTCTCCTGCTGCCTGCACCCCGGACAACAGCCGCTGCTGGAGCGCGTCCTGCTGGCGCCCAACACGCCCAAGTACATATTCGCCAGCGTGACGGACCACTTCGAGCTTTGCCTGGTCAAATGTCGTACAAACTCACACTCCGTGGAGCACGAGAACAAGTACCGCGATCCGGCAGCCAAACATTGTTATGGTCTAACCGAGGCGCACGAATCCCAGCGGGATGTGGCGCCCCAGGGAGCCAGTCGCAGCTGA
- the LOC122623563 gene encoding probable isoaspartyl peptidase/L-asparaginase CG7860: MPRPVLLIHGGAGDISDSRIAGKFAGIKQALRSAWGQLSPDNGKEGSALDAVEAAVRSMELDENFNAGYGSCLNTSGEVEMEASLMEGRDLRAGCITLLRDVMHPITVARRLIEKQRHTFLGGAAAQELALATGSERLQPGALVTEGARFTLKEFQDQVAEGKDPFFARTELAEDKPTPKTDPSGETVGAVAMDASGQIVVGTSTGGITGKWPGRIGDTPILGSGTYADNYRGGVSTTGHGETIMRYNLAQRILAAMEYQGLSAQAAADRECREMTKRLGGTGGAIVVGHFGDLGISFTSRRMAWGYVQDGTIFYGIEGQVVHQEPFTVST; this comes from the coding sequence atgccacgcccagttCTGCTCATCCACGGGGGAGCCGGAGACATATCGGACTCCCGAATCGCTGGAAAGTTCGCGGGCATCAAGCAGGCCCTCCGCTCCGCATGGGGCCAATTGAGTCCGGACAATGGCAAAGAAGGCAGTGCCCTGGACGCCGTGGAGGCGGCGGTGCGCAGCATGGAGCTGGACGAGAACTTCAATGCCGGCTACGGCTCCTGCCTGAACACCAGTGGcgaggtggagatggaggcCAGCCTGATGGAGGGCCGGGATTTGCGAGCCGGCTGCATCACCCTGCTGCGCGATGTGATGCATCCGATCACAGTGGCCCGTCGCCTGATCGAGAAGCAGCGGCACACCTTTCTCGGCGGCGCAGCGGCCCAGGAACTGGCCCTGGCCACGGGCAGCGAGCGACTGCAGCCGGGTGCACTGGTCACCGAGGGAGCACGCTTTACGTTGAAGGAGTTCCAGGATCAGGTGGCCGAGGGGAAGGATCCCTTCTTTGCGCGCACGGAACTGGCAGAGGACAAGCCGACACCGAAAACGGATCCCAGTGGCGAGACGGTCGGAGCGGTGGCCATGGACGCATCGGGCCAGATTGTGGTGGGCACCTCCACCGGCGGCATCACCGGCAAGTGGCCGGGTCGCATTGGGGACACACCCATTCTGGGCAGCGGCACCTATGCGGATAACTACCGTGGAGGCGTCTCCACCACGGGACATGGCGAGACCATCATGCGTTACAATCTGGCCCAGCGCATACTGGCCGCCATGGAGTACCAGGGACTGTCCGCCCAGGCAGCCGCCGACAGGGAGTGCCGCGAGATGACCAAGCGGCTGGGTGGCACTGGTGGCGCCATCGTTGTTGGCCACTTCGGCGATCTGGGCATCAGCTTCACATCGCGTCGCATGGCGTGGGGATATGTCCAGGATGGCACCATCTTTTACGGCATCGAGGGTCAGGTGGTGCACCAGGAGCCGTTCACAGTTTCCACGTAA